A segment of the Candidatus Pelagisphaera phototrophica genome:
ATACAGGGGAATTCCATTCAGCTAGCAATCGACTTCCCAACGGTTACGAACCAGGAAGTGGATACGGAGTCGGGATGGATGCCATCAATGCAGGGATTGTCGAGGCCACCTCGGATTCACGCGATGAGATCTCAAATATTGCCCAATCCGTTATCAGTCTTTCCCACGAAGGGAATTTGCAAGCTCGCAGAATCATAGATATAAATACCGACTCCCTCATTCAGCTAATAGCCAAAATTCGTGCCCAGTCAGGGCTAGATGAAGATTTTTCGATTGTGATTACCGGTGGCCTCGGAGGCTCCGAAACGCTCTACCGCATGTTGATCGTGGAGAAAATAACCGCTCTATTTCCGCAAGCAAAAATCCACGCCCCTCGCATGGCCCCTGTAGAGGCCGCAGCGGTTTTTGCCCTGCGAAATTCGAAAGCTGAATTCTAGCATCGATTGACCTGCAAAAGAGCGACTATTACTAATCTCTGCTGCCCCCTAACATGCTTAGTAGGTAGATTAAGTAGCTGAGAGAGCTTACAAACGCAGCGACATAGGTCAACGCCGCCGCATTGAGCGTCTTTTCCACTCCGACCATTTCATCATTTCCGAGGATACCCAAGGCAACCAACTCCTTCTTGGCTCTCGCACTAGCGTCATACTCGACCGGCAAAGTAATCAGCTGAAACAAAGTAAGAACCACATAACATAGAATGCCGAGTTTGAGAAGGGTAAGGCTGAACGCCCCACCGATGATGAAAAACGAGCCAATCATAACGAAAGGCAGCACGCTCGAGGCAATGTTCGTAATAGGCACTAAGGCCATTCGAGCTTTCAATGCCCCATAGCCAATCTTGTGCTGAACCGCGTGGCCCGCTTCATGGGCAGCCACTCCTAAAGCCGCCAAACTCGAACCGTTATAGTTCTCCTCACTCAGAGCCAGCTTTTTGCCAATTGGGTCGTAATGATCCGTTAAGTGCCCCCGAACTTGAATGATCTTAACATCCGATATTCCGGCGTTTCTCATTACCGCTGCCGCGGCTTCGGCTCCTGTGATTCGGCCACGAGAAGGCACCCTAGCGTACTTGTTGTAAGTTGAGGACACCTTGGATTGCGCCCACATAGCCAAAATGAATGTGGGGACGATGAAAATGAGGTAGCCCATAATCGAGCCTCCTCCTCCGGGATAAATTGCTAAGGTGTCTATGCTCATAAAATTTCTAATCTCCATCCTTCCACAGAAAGCAAAGAGCATTCCAAGTTCCAGCAAAGAGTATCGTCCGAGACGATTTTTACTAACTCATTGAAAATGTACGCCTTAGACCCATTGAATTCGTAATCTAGCCAGTCAGAGAAGCGTCTAAGAAGGAGACAGCCCGTGACAAACAAACAGAAAGCGCCAGTCCTGCAGCCGAAGCCTCTATAGCAAAGTAGCAGAAATTTCAAAATGGATAGCCCAAGGAGAAGTGAAGACCCCATTTTCTGACCGATTGCCAAAACGTTGAAGACCTGTTTTCAAAGTGGATCGCGAAAGAGTGTGGATGGGGAAGGCAGTCCTAGGCGAGTCCGCAACGTTTCAGCAACGCCTCCGGCTCAGGTTCCCGACCCATAAAGCCTTTAAAAAGCTCCATCGGATCGCGTGAATTTCCCTTTGACAAAATGTTTTCCCGAAAGGATCCGCCGGTTTCGCGGTTGAATACACCTTCTTTTTCGAACCGAGTAAACGCGTCCGCATCGAGCACTTCGGCCCATTTGTAAGAATAGTAGCCTGCAGCATAACCAACGGGGCTTGAGAATAAGTGACTAAATCGGCGCACGAGCGTCGGAGGTTGCGTTTTCAGAGGAATGGAATAGGAATCAATCTCCTGCCTGATTTTCCCATCAAGATCGCCCTCGTAATAATTTTCTGGATGCAAGTGCATTTCCAAATCCATTTTACCGAGTGACAATTGGCGCATCGTCATAATGCCTGAATTAAAATTACGGGCGGCGACCATTTTATCGAACAACTCATCTGGAATAGCTAAACCCGTCTCATGGTGTCGTGCGAAAAGATCGAGGCTTTCACGGTTCCAGCACCAGTTTTCCATGATTTGGGATGGAAGCTCTACAAAGTCCCAAGCTACGTTCACTCCTGAAAGCGATTTGATTTCTATGTTTCCCAGCAGGTGGTGAAGCAGATGCCCGAATTCGTGAAAAACGGTTTCGACTTCATCGTGAGTGAGCAACGCGGGCCGGTCACCAATCGGAGCAGTCATGTTACCGCAAATCAATCCAACGTGTGGCTCCCTAGATTTTTCCCCATTACTTGGCAATCCTGTATCAAGAAAATTCATCCAGGCTCCGCCTCGCTTTTCTTCACGAGGATGCCAATCAGCGTAGAAGTAGCCGAGCAACTCCCCCGAATCGTCACGCAGATCGTAAACTTTCACCTCTTTGTGCCATCCGTTTGCTCCCTTGTGGTCTCTAATCTTAACCGCAAAAAGCCTCTCAGCAATTTCGAACATTCCGCTGAGCACTTTATCGATCGGGAAGTAAGGCCGCAACGATTCTTCGTCAAAGTCGTATTTTTGCTGACGGAGTTTCTCTGCCCAGTAGGTCGTATTCCAAGGCTCCAGACGATCTTTGGGCTCACCCGTTTTCTGGGCTACGAAGCTCTCCAGTTCATCGATCTCTTGATCAAAGGCTGCTTTGGCCTTTTTGTGAAGATCCTCTACAAATTGAAGGGCTCGAGATCCCGTCTTGGCCATCCGACGCTGTAGCGTGCTGTCCGCAAAATTGTCTTTGCCGATTAGAGAGGCTTTCTCTGCCCTCAATTTCAGGATATCTCTAATAAGATCAGTATTATCGTGGGGCTCTTTAAGCCCGATTTGCGAGGAGGCCTCTTGGATCTCCTTACGTAAACTCTCGTCG
Coding sequences within it:
- a CDS encoding N-acetylglucosamine kinase; protein product: MELSSQAFIGIDGGGSHTRALAIDAQARPLESYTVSGCNPHNIGFLHAGDRINEAVSHTLESLNANVTEIRSVFCGVAGIRNSEEQAELAKSLSRFQWACNGVLKIDHDLSIAYEAALGDLPGICLIAGTGAAGIAKGDTGEFHSASNRLPNGYEPGSGYGVGMDAINAGIVEATSDSRDEISNIAQSVISLSHEGNLQARRIIDINTDSLIQLIAKIRAQSGLDEDFSIVITGGLGGSETLYRMLIVEKITALFPQAKIHAPRMAPVEAAAVFALRNSKAEF
- a CDS encoding zinc metallopeptidase is translated as MSIDTLAIYPGGGGSIMGYLIFIVPTFILAMWAQSKVSSTYNKYARVPSRGRITGAEAAAAVMRNAGISDVKIIQVRGHLTDHYDPIGKKLALSEENYNGSSLAALGVAAHEAGHAVQHKIGYGALKARMALVPITNIASSVLPFVMIGSFFIIGGAFSLTLLKLGILCYVVLTLFQLITLPVEYDASARAKKELVALGILGNDEMVGVEKTLNAAALTYVAAFVSSLSYLIYLLSMLGGSRD
- a CDS encoding M3 family metallopeptidase; translation: MGNEKGLLNAAKLIDWDELTPDRIESEIESALELAKAEVEAICLVESDEATFENTFMALENAGQMLSRAWGRVDHMTSVKDSKELREAYNKMLPSVTEFNSGIPLNPRLWNAIKGFLEKPEAKELAGIQKRFFDETTADFVQAGSDLDKASKGRLEEINKELAQKTQKFSENVLDATNAFELLVEDEARLAGLPESARQAASQSAQSKKLGSEEKPVWRFTLHAPSLLPILKFADDESLRKEIQEASSQIGLKEPHDNTDLIRDILKLRAEKASLIGKDNFADSTLQRRMAKTGSRALQFVEDLHKKAKAAFDQEIDELESFVAQKTGEPKDRLEPWNTTYWAEKLRQQKYDFDEESLRPYFPIDKVLSGMFEIAERLFAVKIRDHKGANGWHKEVKVYDLRDDSGELLGYFYADWHPREEKRGGAWMNFLDTGLPSNGEKSREPHVGLICGNMTAPIGDRPALLTHDEVETVFHEFGHLLHHLLGNIEIKSLSGVNVAWDFVELPSQIMENWCWNRESLDLFARHHETGLAIPDELFDKMVAARNFNSGIMTMRQLSLGKMDLEMHLHPENYYEGDLDGKIRQEIDSYSIPLKTQPPTLVRRFSHLFSSPVGYAAGYYSYKWAEVLDADAFTRFEKEGVFNRETGGSFRENILSKGNSRDPMELFKGFMGREPEPEALLKRCGLA